TTCTCACCGTCCGGGCCAGGCTGGCCGTCTGGCGGGTGCTCGATCCGGAGGACCTCGACGCGGAGCTCCTGGCGGGTCTGTGGGAGGGGGCGGCGGCAGTCGACCCTTCCACGCACCGGGTCGCCACCCGCCTGCTGAACGCGGCCCGGTGGAGGGCACTCGCCGCCTTGCGGGAGGCCATCGACTGGACCGAGAGGACCGAGGAGCTTGGGCCGGAGGTCGCGGCCTCCAAGGTCCCGGCGACGCCGGGCCCGGAGCCAGGGGACGTGCTCGCGGAAGCCGTCAGGGAAGGGGTGCTCTCCCGGGAAGACCTCGAACTTGTCCTCGCCACTCGCGGGGCGATGAGGGATATCTCGGGAAGGCTCGGGGTGTCGCTGCGGGCCGCACAGAGCCGGCGCCACCGCGCCAGAGAGCGGCTGCGCGCGTGGCTCGGTGAGTCCTGACATCGACCTTGCACGAACCCTTCACGGACCTTACACCCCCGACCTTGCACGAAAAGTCGCCGCCCTTACACGGAAACTTCGAACACCTCCAGCGCTGTTCCCCTCTTTGTAGAGGTGCCGGTCCCGCGGGACGGGAGACCGAGAGTGCCGGCCAATCGACGGGAGCGCGCGATCCTCGGCTCCCTCCCCGGGCCCGGCCCAATTGAAAGAACGCGGGTCCAACGGAACGGGATGGAGGAAGCGATGGAGTTGGCGGCGTTGCTGGCTCAGGCCCAAGGGATGGAGCGGATCGTCCAGATCCTGGACGGCCTGCGCAACGCCCTGGTGGCGGTCTTGGTGACGCTGTCGATCCTCGCCCTGACCTACGCCGGGGTCCGGTACGTCATCGCGGGAGGGGACCCCGCCGGGGTGGAGAAGGCGAAGGGTGCCGCCAAGTCGGCGCTCATCGGCCTGTCGCTGGCCCTCCTCGCCCCGGTGGTCATCGGGATCGTCAAGCGGATCCTGGGTGAGTAGGGCGTGGTGCGGCTCCTTCTCGTCGCGGCCGTGGCCCTCGGGGTGGTGCTCGCCCTTCCCTCCGCGTCCGCCGCGGAAAACCGCGGTCCCCAGGAGGAACCTTCTCCCACGCCGAGCGTGAGTCCGTCACCGAAGCCCGAACCTTCCCCGGAAGATCCGTTCCCGGAGCCCGAGAAGCCCGGGTTCTTCGATCTCATCGGCCGGATCCGCTACGCGATCAGCCAGTGGTTCTCGAACCTCGTGACCTCGGCCCTCCGCCCCGTCTTCGATTTCTTCGGGCGAACCGTCTTCTCCACCCCCGCCGTTGCCACCAACGACCGCATCGTCCAGCTGTGGGGGATCTCCCTGGGGATCGCCGACGCCCTCTTGCTCCTGTTCCTCCTGTTCGGGGCGGGGCTGGTCACCGTGGGCGGCGGGCTCTCCTCCCAGCTCACCGCCAAGGAGCTCCTGCCTCGCCTTCTGGTCGGGGCGATCGCGGCCAACGTGAGCCTGATCGTCCTGCGCTACCTCATCGACCTGTCGAACGCGCTGGCGCGGGGGGTGCTGGGCTCTCTGTCGCCCTCCGAGGTGTCGCGGTTGATGGTCCGGTCCCTGGACGACGCGGCCCTCGGGAACCCATTCCTGGCCCTCCTGGCCCTGGCGCTGATCGCCTTCGGGATCCTCGTGATCATCACCTACGTCATCAGGGCCGCCGCCCTGGTGGTCCTGGCGGCGGCGGCGCCCCTCCTGCTGATCTGCCACGCGCTCCCCCAGACCGAGGGATACGCCCAGGCGTGGTGGCGGGCCGTCCTGGCCCTGCTGGCCGCGCCGGTGGCCCAATCCCTGCTCCTGGCGGCGGCGTTCCTGGTGATGCTCACCTCCGACGGGGTGCTCGGGCTCCCCATCGGGAGCGGGTTCATCGACATCCTGGTGATCGGGACCCTCCTGTACTTCCTGTTCAAGGTGCCGTTCTGGATGCTGAAGGCGGCCTTCTCCCAGGCGGGGACTCGGGCCGTCTTCCAGATCAAGCACGCGGCCCGAGCCGCGGCCAAGGCGGTGACCCCGGCGTGAGGGTGCGCGTCCCGGCCGACGTGGACATGGCCGACCGCATCTTCGCCGGATTGACCGCCCGCCAGCTCCTGATCCTGGGCGGCCACGGCCTCGTGCTTGCCCTTCTGTACTTCGGGTTCGGGGAACGGGTCCCCCTGCCGCTCTTCGCTGCGGTCGGTGTGCCGATCGCCCTCGTGGGGCTTGTCTGGGCCACCACCTCCCCGGAGGGGAGCACGTGGGAGCGGATCGGCCTCGCCGCCCTCCGCCACTTCCGCAAGCCCAGGCGGAGGGTCCTGGCCCCCGACGGCGTGGAACCGCCTCCCGACTGGTTCTTCGGGGCTGCCGAGCCCGTGGCGCCGCTGGAGTTTCCGGTGGAGGGCGCGTCCGACGGCCATATCGACCTGGGCCCCCAGGGCGCGACGGCCGTGTGCCGCGCCACGTCACTCAACTTCGGCCTCCGCTCGGAAACCGAGCAGCGGGCGCTCGTGGAGGGATTCGCCCGGCTGCTGAACGCCCTGGACGCGCCGGTCCAGTTCCTGGTGCGCTCGGGCAGGGCCGACCTTCGGGCCGTCATCGAGGCGCTCGAGGAGCGGGCCGGCAGGCTCCCGCACCCCGCGCTGGAGGAGGCGGCCAGGGAACACGCCGCGTTCCTCCGGTCCCTCGCCAGCCGCCGCGACGTGCTGGAGCGGCAGGTCCTGGTGTGCTTCCGGGAGCCTCAGGGTGGCGCTCCTGAGGAGGCCGTGGCCCGCCTGGATCACCGCGTCGAGGAGTCGGCCGCGCTCCTGCGGGGGATGGGGGTCCGGCTCTCTCGACTCGAGGCCGAACAGGCCGCCGAGCTGCTGGTCCGGGCCTCCGACCCGGAGGCGGCCCCGCCTCCCCGCGGAGCCTTCCTGGGGCCCGAACCGGTGAAGGGGAGCTGGTGAACACCGCCACCCTCCTCCGCCGCAAGGCGCCGCCTCCGCCGCCGGGCGGGGTGCTCGGACCCGAGGCGATGGAGATCCTTCCTCGTCGCCTCCGCGCCGGTGAGACCTGGTGCGAGAGCTTCGCCGTGACCGGCTACCCCCGAGAGGTCTCGCCGGGGTGGCTCGCACCGCTGCTGGCCTATCCGGGGCCGGTGGACGTGGCCCTCCACGTGGAGCCGGTGGGGAACGCCGAGGCGGCCCGGCACCTCCGCCGCCAGCTCGCCCGGTTCGAGTCCACCCGCCGGATCGAGGCCAAGCGGGAGCAGCTCAGGGATCCCGGCCTCGAGGCGGCCGCCCACGACGCCGCGGAGCTGGCCGGGGAGCTGGCCCGGGG
The sequence above is drawn from the Candidatus Methylomirabilis sp. genome and encodes:
- a CDS encoding PrgI family protein, translating into MRVRVPADVDMADRIFAGLTARQLLILGGHGLVLALLYFGFGERVPLPLFAAVGVPIALVGLVWATTSPEGSTWERIGLAALRHFRKPRRRVLAPDGVEPPPDWFFGAAEPVAPLEFPVEGASDGHIDLGPQGATAVCRATSLNFGLRSETEQRALVEGFARLLNALDAPVQFLVRSGRADLRAVIEALEERAGRLPHPALEEAAREHAAFLRSLASRRDVLERQVLVCFREPQGGAPEEAVARLDHRVEESAALLRGMGVRLSRLEAEQAAELLVRASDPEAAPPPRGAFLGPEPVKGSW